DNA from Halorarum salinum:
GCGTCCCCGTCCAGGTGTCCTCGGCGTTGATCTTCTCCTCGCCGGCCTTGCACAGCGGCGCCCCCTGGTGGGCACACCGGTTGCTGATCGCGTGGAACCCGTCGCCGGCGTTGAACACCGCGACCTCGATGCCGCCCACGTCGAACCCGACGCCCTCCCCCTCGGGGATCTCCGCCGCCGAGGCGACCCTCGTGAAGCCGTCGTCCCGGCCGTCGGTGGATGAGTTCTCGCGGCTCATGGCTAGATGTTCAGGATCTCGGTCGCGTTGCCGCTCAAAACGTGCTCCCGGAGGTCGTCGTCGAACGCGTTCGAGGTGTAGAACCACGTCGGCGGGTCCAGCGTCTGGTGGGGCCAGTCGCTGGAGTAGGTGAACATCTCGTCCGCGAGCGACAGGTCGAGCAGTTTCCGCGCCTCCCCGGAGTTTCTCGGCAGCGCGAACGGCTGGGTACAGAGGTAGACGTTCTCCCGGAGGTACTCGCTGGGGGCCTGTTGGAGGTACCGCTCGCCGGACTCCATCTTCCGCGGGGTGATCTGGACGTCGTCGGGGTGCATCTCGTAGAACTCGTCCATCCGGTAGCGCAGGAACGGGCTCCACCAGTGGCCGGCCTCCTGGAAGACCACGTTCAGGTCGGGGAACTCGTCGAACACCCCGCGCATGATCATGTTGACGACGTTCACCATCCCGTGGAGCGGCCAGTCGAAGCCGAGCACCTCGGTCCAGGTCAGCATGTCGTCGCCGACGTAGGAGTGCTGGGGCCAGTACGCGAGCGACCCGTGGAGCAGCAGCGGGAGGTCGTGCTCGACGAGTTTCTCGAAGACGGGGTCGAACCGCTCGTTCCCCCACGGTACCTTCGGGTCGAACCACGAGTAGGCGGCGACGATTCCGTCCTCCGAGGCGACCCGGTCGATTTCGGCTACCGCGTACTCCGGGTCCCACTTGGGCACCATCATCGCCGTGTACATCCCCTCGTCGACGAAGTTGTCGAGCATGTAGTCGTTCGCCGCCTGACAGACGGCGTTCTTCAGCACGGGGTGGTGCTGGAGGGTGAGGTTGTTGATGCCCGGGTTGACGATCGGTTCGTCGACCGCGATCCCCTCGCAGGCCTCCCGGACGTCCTCCGCGTACTTCGCCCGGCCCTGGGTGAACAGGCCCTCCTGACCCTCCTCGATTCCGTAGGCCGCGTCCCACTTGCCGGCGATGGGGGTCGCCCCGAACTCGGTCGTCAGTTTGTCGAGCGCCCGGTCGTCCTCGACGTACGCCAGCAACTCGTCCTCCACGGGGTTGACGTGGAAGTCCATGTCGACGATGTACTCCTCGAAGGCCTCCTCGGGGACCTCCGCGTCCGGATCGAGCCGTTTGACCGACGATGACATGTCCCAACGAGGGACGTTCACCGCATTGAACGTTCTGGTGGGCGTTCCGGCGGTCGACGGGGCCGGCGCGCGTCGGCGCGGGGGATGGCGGGCGCTACTCGCGGGACCGTCCCGACTGGTGCCGGTCCGCGCGCGTCGACGGTTACGCCTGGTCGCGGTGGTCGAAGAACCGCCGCGACTTGAGTTCGTACCGCGGGAGGCTCCGGGGCGTCTGGATCTCGAAGTCGATCCCGACGCCGACGGCCTCCTGCATCTCCGCCCGCAGTTCGTCCCGGAGGTCGGGGTAGCCGTCCCCGTCCAGTTCGGGGTCGGCCTCCATCTTCACCGTCATCCGATCGTTGCCCGACTCGCGGTCGACGTGGATCTCGTAGTGGGGCGTCGCGCCCGGAACCCCCGTCATGATCTCCTCGATCGCGCGGGGGTAGACGTTCGTCCCGCGGATCGTGAGCATGTTGTCGGTGCGGTCCAGCACGCCGCCCTTGAAGAACTTCCAGGTGAGGTCCGTGTCGTAGACGTCCGATGCGTCGTGGTACATCTCGACGATGTCGTGTGACCGGTACCGGAGCGTGAGCCCCGGGGCGGTCGGGATGTGCGCGGTGATGATGTGCTCGCCCCGGGCGCCGTCCTCCTCGATCACCTCGTCGGTCGCCGGGTCGACGACCGTCGAGTAGTAGTACGGTTCGACCGGGCTGATGCCGCCGGACTCGACGTTCATCGTCGTCGCGATGTAGATCGACTCCGACTGGCCGTAGGTGTCCGACACGTCGGCGCCCCAGCCCTCCTCGATCCGGGACCGGACGGAGTCGACGAACGGACCCTTCTCGCCCGCGTGGACGGTGAGTCGGACGCTGGTGTCGGCCAGGTCGACCCCCATCTCGTCGGCCTTCTCGAGCAGGTACATCGCGTACGTCGGCGTCATGACCACGACGTCCGGGTCGACGTTCACGATGTCCTTGACGCGCTCCTCTGTGGACTGGCCGGCGCCGCTCCTGACGGTCGCGCCCAGGCGCCGCGCGCCCCAGTACGCGCTCCAGAAGCCGAGGAACGTGCCGAAGGGGAACGCGAAGTAGAACGTGTCCTCCGGCCGGACGCCGCACCGCCAGAAGCCGTAGTTCCACGCGTCGCCGACCGCCTTCGTCGCCGGTTCCGTGATCGCCTCCTGGAGGGGCTCGCCGGTCGTCCCGCTCGTCTGGAACCGGTAGAGGTGGTGTTCGGCGCCCGAGGGGTCCCGGCCGCGGAACGGGTCCCCGCCGTGTTCCCTCTGGATGCGCATCAGTTCGGGCTTGTCGATGATGGGCACCTTCGTGTTGAAGTCCTCCAGCGTCCGGATGTCGGCGGGTTCGACGCCGGCGTCGTCGTAGATCTCCCGGTAGAACGGGACGTTCTCGTAGGCGTACTCGACGTTCCGCCGGATCCGACGGAGGTGGAGTTCGTCGAGGTCCTCCCGCGACATCGTCTCCATGTGCTCGTTCCAGTGCTCGTTGTCGTGCGCCGCGTCGTTGTACCGGGATCGGAAGGTGTCGCGCATCACTCGGAGTCCTCGCGTTCGATCGGTTCCTCCAGTTCCGGCGTCGTCCCGGACTCGGCACCCATCTCCCACATGATGCGGTGACAGAGGACGTCCGCCTGGTGGGCCGAGGTGGCGACGACCGGTATCGCGGCGTCGTCGCGCACCTCCTGGATGAGCGACCGTGCCCGGGAGATCCGGTCGGAGATCTCGGCGCGTGTCATGCTATCGTCTCTCGACATCGTGGAGTCGGTGGTCAAGAATCCCCATAAACGTTACGTGAGGTTTCCGTCACGGCGCCTTCGTGTCGCCGAGGTCGGCGCACGAGCCAGTTCGACCGCGGCCGAAGGATCGCTAACCGGCCGGTAGGGGGATTCTCTCAGCCCGTCAGCCGGAAAAACTGACCGGTACTTATAAAAGAGAGCTAACGTACTGATAGTTCATGTCCTACACAGACAGGAGATCGTTCCTCAAGGCGAGCGGTAGCGTGGCGGCGGCCGGCATCCTGGCAGGGTGTTCCGAGGGCGGCAACGGCGGCGGAAACGGCGGCTCCTCGGGACCGATCACCGTTGCCGCGCTCGAGCCGCTCTCCGGGCCGTTCTCCGCCTGGGCCGGGGTCCACCGAGCGGGCCTCCAGTTCGCCGTCGACGAGGTCAACGCCGACGGCGGCGTGCTCGACCGGGAACTCGAACTCGACGTGACCGACACCGGGTCCGACCCGGCGGAGGCCGACTCCGCGTTCAGGCGGTCGGTCGAACAGAACGGCGCCATCGTCTCGACCGGGGCGGTGTCCTCCGACGTGGGCCTCAGGGTCGCCCAGACCGCGGCGGAGCTGGAGGTTCCCCACTTCCTCCACATGTCCGGTACGGACGACGTCATCACGCAGGACACCCAGTACGTCTTCCGGGTCGGGCTGCTCCCGGCGTCGACGTACATCCGGGCGCAGGCCACCGCCTTCTCGGACGCCGGCTACTCGAGCCTGGGTGCCATCGTCGGCGACTACGCATGGGGCCGATCCGCCGAGTCGGCGATCGAGGAGTACTTCGACGCCGACGTGAACGTCCAGGTCGCGCCCCTCGGCGCGGACGACTTCAAGTCGTACATCCGCCAGATGCCCGACGACCTGGAGATGCTAATCGCGAGCGGCCACCCGCCGGGGTCGGCCACCATCGCCAATCAGGTGTACGAACTCGGCTACACGCCCGACGTCGTCTCCGGGGCGAGCACCCCCCCACAGCTGCTCTCGGGCGTGCTGAGCGACGACGCCCTGGAGGGGTACGTCCACGTCCACCAGTCCGACCCCTACACCGACCAGTTCGTCGACGCCGCCGAAGGCTTCGGCGAGGAGAACGACGCGCAGTTCAACACGCACACGGCGTACGGCTACATGACGGGGAAGATGCTGGCAGCGGCGATCGAGGAGGCCGGCGAGGCCGACCCGGCCGCTCTCGCCGAGGCCACCCGGAACATCCAGTTCGAGACGCTCAGCCCCGAACCGATGCAGTACTCCCAGTACGGCGAACTCGACCAGGCCGTCGTGACCTACAGCAGGATACTGCAGGAGGCGCCGTCGTACTACTCCGACGGCGAGTACAGCTACGAGGAACTGTTCCGGTCCGACCCCGTGCCGGCGCGCGAGCCGGGACAGTAACGCGGACGCTCCCCGGCGACGGGCCCGACGGCGATTTTTCGGCGGCCGGAGCTTCATGATAATCCGAAACATATACGACCCGGGCTGTGCCTCTTCGTAGTAGTATATGGTAACGATAGGCACGATGGTCGCCGTCGCGGTCGACGGGATCGCGTTCGGCGTATTCCTCGCCCTGCTCGGGGTCGGAATCACGCTCGTGTTCGGGCTCGGCGACGTACTCAACCTGGCCATCGGGGCGTTCTCGGTGCTTGCGGTCATCTTCGCGACCGTGATGCTCGGTCGCGGTCAGGGGCTCGTCGTCGCGATACTCGTCGCGCTCGTCGCGGTGACCGCGCTGGGACTCCTCATCGACCGAACGCTCCTCTCGCTCGTCTATCGGTCGGAGGGGGAAGAACGGATCCTCCTCGGCATCTTCACGACGCTGGGACTGGTGATCTTCATCGACGGCGCCGTGAGCAACTTCTACCCCGCACGGTACACGCTCCCGCTCGACGTCGGCGTGGTTCCGGTCGGGGGCGCCGCGGTCACGGGGAGTTCGCTCGTCATCATCGCCGTGGGGGTCGCGATGCTCCTCGTGCTGTTCGCGTTCCTCCGGCGGACGTTCGTCGGCAAGGCCACGCGCACCGTCTTCCAGGACGAACGCGGGGCGCAACTCGTCGGCGTGAACCCCCGGCGGATTCGCACGCTCATCTTCGTCCTCTCCATCGCGGTGGCGGGTCTGGCCGGAATCGTCTTCGCCTTCGGCTCGAACGTGTCGGTCGCCTCCGGGTTCCAGTTCACCGTGTACGCGCTCATCGTCTCCATCGTGGGGGGAGTGCGCAGCCTCACCGGCGCGATCGGCGCGGGGCTCCTCCTGGGCATCGTGAACGAGTTCGCGAACTTCTTCGTCGGCTCGTACGTCGCGATGATCATCCTGTTCGGGACGGCGATCGTCGTCCTGGTCGCGAAACCTGAGGTGATCTCGTGATCGCCCTGCCACGGGACGAGGTCCGGAACGTCGGCCTCGCCGCGGTCCTGCTCGCGCTCGCGCCGCTTCCGGTGCTCGGCAGCAGTTACTACCAGACGGTCCTCGTCCACCTCCTGGTCGTCGCGATGTTCGCGGTCGCGCTCAACGTCGTCTTCGGCCAGACCGATCAGCTGTTCCTGTTCATGGGCGGGCTCGCGGGGATCGGCGCGTACGGGACGGCCCTGCTCACCGACTGGCTCGGGATCACGGCCTGGCTCACCCTCCCGATCGCGGCGCTGTTCGCCGGGCTGGTCGGCCTGTCCGTGAGCTGGATCGCCGCGAAGCGGAAGTTCACGGTGGTGCTCATCTCGATTCTCACCCTGAACCTGCAGCTCGTCATCTCGGAGGTGCTGGTCGGCGCCCGCGACGTCACCGGCGGCTCGACCGGCTTCGCGTACACGTACTTCTCGATGTCCGAGATCGCGGAGGCGGTGGGTCTCGGCGAGAAGCTCGTCCTCTACTACCTCTCGCTCCTGCTGCTCGTGTGCCTTCTCCTCGCGTACGTCTGGCTCGTCCACTCGAACTACGGGGTCGCCTTCCAGGCCATCCGCGAGGACGAGACGGCGGCCGCCTCCATCGGCGTCGACGTGGTCCACTACAAGGTCGTCGCCGGCTTCGTCAGCGCGTTCGTCTTCGGGCTCGTCGGGGCGTTCTACGCGCTGGAGGCGGGCTACATCCTCCCGAGCGCCTTCGCGTTCCAGACGGTCGACGTGCTCGTGCTCATCGTCCTGATCGTCGGCGGCCTCCGGACGACGCTCGGCCCGGTCGTGGGTGCCGGCATCGTCGTGGCCATAGAGGAGATCCTCGGCGCGACCCTCACCAACTGGCGGACCGCGATCTTCGGCGCCCTGCTCGTCTTCCTGTTCCTCTACTTCAGGAGCGGCGTCATCCCCGCGGTCGACGATCGGCTCGCCGGGATCGGCGTCATGTCCGACGAGCGCGACGACAAGCCGGACGACGAACCGGCCGGGTAACGACCGGCACGCCTCCGCGGTTCCGTCGGCGAAACGAAGGGAACCGTTCCTCCGAACGTCCCGCGTTCGAACGCCCTACAGGTACGCCTCCTCGACGTACTCGGACTCGAGGAGGCCGGGACCCGTGTCCTGGGTGACGATCTCGCCGTTCTCCAGCAGGTACGCGCGCCCGGCGAGCGAGAGCGCCCTGTGGACGTGCTGTTCGACGAGCAGGACCGTCACCTCCTCGCTGATCTCCTCGATCTTCTCGAACATCCGGGCGGTGATCTGGGGGGCGAGCCCCTCCGAGGGCTCGTCCAGCGCCAGGATCTTCGGCTCGGCCATCAGCCCCCTGCCGATGGCGAGCATCTGCTGTTCCCCGCCCGAGAGCGAGCCGGCCCGCTGGGACGCGCGCCGCTCGAGCACCGGGAAGAGTTCGAACACCTCCCGCACGTTCCCCTCCAGCCCCTCGCGGCGGGTGTACGCGCCCATCTCCAGGTTCTCCCTGACGGTCATCTCGTCGAAGAGGTTCCGCTCCTCCGAGACGTGGACGAACCCCTTCTCGACGATCTCCGAGGGCTCGAGCGTGCTGGCGTCCTCGCCCCACAGCGTCACCCGACCGTCGTCGATGGGGTGGAGGCCCGAGAGCACCCGCAGCAGCGTCGACTTGCCGGCGCCGTTGGGTCCGACGATGGCGATCACGCCCTCGTCCTCGGGGACGGACAGCGAGAGGTCCCAGATCACCTGGATGCCGTCGTAGGAGACGTCGATCTCCGTCGCCTCGATCATGCTTCCTCACCCAGGTAGGCCTCGACGACGGCCTCGTTCTCCCTGATCCCGGCCGGGGTGTCCTCGGCGATCTTCTCCCCGCTGTTCAACACGATGATCCGGTCGGCCACGCCCATGATGGCGTCCATGATGTGCTCGATCCAGAACACCGAGACGCCGCGCTCGTCGCGGATGCGCCGGATGGTGTCGGTGAGCGTCTCGATCTCCCCCGGCGTGAGCCCGCTCGCGATCTCGTCGAGCAGGACGAGCTTGGGTTCGGCGGCGAGCGCCCTGGCGAGTTCCAGCTGTTTCTTCCGGGCGATGGGGAGCGCGCCGGCCTCCACGTCCGCCTTGTCTGCGAGCCCGATGAACTCGAGGACCTCCCGGCCGCGCTCGCGCGCCTCCGACCGGGAGACGGACTCCTCGGAGCCGAAGATGGCGCCGGCCGCGGCGTTCTCGAGCACGGTCATCTCGTCGAAGACGCGGACGATCTGGAACGTCCGGATCACCCCGAGTCGAGCGATCTCGTGTGTGTCCAGCTCGACCAGGTTCCGCCCGTCAAACTCCACGACGCCGCCGGGTTCGGGGTCGAAGATGCCCGTGATCGTGTTGAACAGCGTCGTCTTGCCCGCGCCGTTGGGCCCGATCAGGCCGACGATCTCGCCCTCCCCGATCTCGAAATCGACGTCGTCGACGGCGACCAGCCCGCCGAACTGTTTCGTAACGTCATCAACTTCCAGCATCGTTACCGGGTGACGGACCCGGCCCACCATAAATCCTGCTAGCGACGGGGAAAACGCCCGGCGACCGGCCGTTCCACCGGCCCGCGTTCGACGGCGACATGGCGCGTTCGACGGGAACGGGGACGCGTTCGAGGTCGGCCGGAAAGGGCGCGAGACGGCACGACCACGCCCCCGAAGGGCCACACGCCGGGTCCGGTCATCCGTCGTCCTGCCGGAGCCGGTACCGCATGATCTTCCCGCTCGGGTTGCGTGGAATCTTCTCGACGAACTCGTACTCGCGCGGCCGTTTGAAGTCCGCCAGCCCGTCGTGTTCCCGACACCACTCGTCGAGGACCTCGGCCGTGGCGTCGCCGTCGACGTAGGCTTTCACGATCTCGCCCCACTCCTCGCTGGGGCTCCCGACGACGCCGACCTCGGTCACGTCCGCGTGTGCGGTCAACACGTCCTCGACCTCGGCCGGGTGGACGTTCTCGCCGCCGCTGATGACGAGGTCGTCCGCCCGCCCCGTCACGACGACGTTCCCGTCCTCCCGCTCGTAGGCCGCGTCGCCGGTGAAGTACCAGCCGTCGACGATCGCCTTCCGCGTCTCCTCCGGTTCGTTCAGGTACCCGGAGAACGAGGCCGGCGAATCGGTGTGGACGACGAGTTCGCCCTCGACGCCGGGGGCGACGGTCTCCGCCGGATCCGCCGCGTCGAGGTCGACGATGCGCGTCCGATGGAACGTGTGGCTGTTCCCCACGACCGTCGGCTCGTCGACGGTCCGCAGGTCGACGAACTCGAGCGGATCGTACGTCTCGGTGTTGCCGTAGACGTTGGTGAACCGCTCCGGGTCGAACGCCCCGTCGACCGCCTCGAAGAGCGTCCGGTCCATCGGCGCCCCCGAGTACGCGACCGTGGCGACCGTGTCCAGGGAGGCCCCCTCGACCGCGTCGGCGTTCAGCATGTGCCGGAAGATCGTGGGCGCCTCGTGGAGCGCCGTCACGCCCTCGGCGTCGATCGTCCGCACCGCCACCCCGGGGTCGAACTCCGGCATGCACAGGTACGTCCCGCTCGCCGCCATCATCGAACAGAGGATCCCGTGTAGGCCGACGGTGTGATACAGCGGCATCACCCCGAGCATCGTCTCGCGGAGGTAGTACCCCTGCCCGAGCGAGTTGCTGAGCGTGCGCGCGACGGTCGCCTCGCGGCTGATCGGGATGCCCTTGGGGTCGCCCGTCGTCCCCGACGTGTACAGGATCACGCTCGGGTCGTCCGGTCCGACCTCGGGGGCGTCCCCCGCGAGGGACCCGCCGCGGAACTCCCCGTACGGTTCGGCGAAGGACGGGGTGTCGTCCCCGACGTGAACGCGGGTCCCACAGTCGAGTCCCCCGCCGGATTGGGCGCGTTCGACCGCCTCCCGCGAGAGGTCGTCGAACACGAACGCCGACGGGGAGGAGTCCCGGAGGTGGTAGTCGACGTCGTCCGCCGGGAGGCGGAAGTTGAACGGGACCGCGACCGCCCCCACCCTCTGGGTCGCCAGGAACGTCGCCGCGTGCTCCGGCCGGTTCGCCATGCTGACGGCGACGCGGTCGCCGGGCCCGATCCCGCGGTCGACGAGTCCGGCGGCGACCGACTCGACCTCCGCTGCCAGTTCCTCGTAGGTGTGGCGCTCGCCGGTCGCGACGTCGACGACGGCGTCCCGGTCCGGCGTCCGGGAGACGGATCGTTCGAACATCGAGGTGACGTCCATGGCCGAGCGTAGCGGGAAATACAGTTAAAAGTTCACCCCGAATTCAGGTCGGTCCCGCCGGGGACGTCGACGGAATCACAACGGATTTGCCCGTCGGAATCCAGGCCCTTCCATGGGCGAACTCCTCCGCCACAAGGTGCGGTTCGGCGAACTCTCGTACGGTCCACTCCTGCACAACGCGACGTTCTTCGACCTCCTGATCGAGGCGACGGAGGAGCTCTCCTACGAACTCGGCTACACCGTCGAGGAGATCGTCGAGGCGGGGGGGGTCCCGTACGCGCCGGTCGCGATCCACGCCGACGTCTCCCGGTACCCTCGCTACGAGGACACGATCGTCGTCGACGTCGAACCGGTCTCGATCGGGGAGAACCACGTGCAGTTCGCCTACCGGTTCGAACGGGCCTCCGACGGGGCCGAGTTCGGCCACGCCACCATGGTCCAGGTGACGATCACCCCCGACGGGGCCGCGGAGCCGATCACGCCCGCCCTCCGCGACGAGCTGGAATCGCTCGGATCGGCGGACCGCCGGCCCGTCGAGATCGACCCCCGACCCGTCGAGGGGGACGGCCCCCAGTTCGCTCGCGACGTGACGTTCAGGACGCCGCTCCTGGAGGCGGCGAACCTGGGCTACTTCGAGGACTACGCCCGGGAGCTGTCGATCACGCTCGAGACGTTCCTCGAGGACCGGGGCCGCTCGCTCCGCTCGCTGACGGACGGGGCGTACCCGTTCGTCCCGGTCGGCTGGGACATGACGTTGGAGAACTCCATCCGGTTCGAGGACGAGATCGCGATCGTCGGACGGGTGCTCGACGCAGACGAGGATGCGATCGACGTCGCCTACGAGTTGCGACGGGAGTCGACCGACGACGTCTGCATCCGGGCGGACCTCAGCTACGGCTGTTTCGACGGCGACGGCGAACGCGTCCCCTTCCCGGCCGAGGCGGTCGAACTCGTCGGCTCCGGGTGATCGGTCGACCGCGACCGCCGACCGAGGGCGAACCGTCCCCCGGGCGGGTTCCACGCGGTCGCGACCGCACGGCGGTCGGGCGGGCCCCGACGGGCGCTCCGCGCCGCTACCCGCCGAATCCCCGAGGACCCACTGATTATATAAGGAATCCCCGACAACTGGGATTCGATGTCCGACCCGGATTTCGACGCCATCTCGTGGAGCTTCGACGAGGAGACCGGCATCGGCGAGGTCACGCTCGATCGCCCGGAGGCGATGAACGCGATCGACGAGACGATGCAGCGCGAGGTCATCGCCGCCTTCGACCGCTTCGAGGAACTCGACGACGAGGCCGACGGGGTCGCCGTCAGCGCGGTGATCGTGGACGGTGCCGGCGAGAAGGCGTTCAGCAGCGGCCTCGACCTCCGCGAGATGGAGGGGCTCGAGGACCACGACGAGCGGAAGCTGATCCCCGACCTCTTCTGCGAGGCGACCGACGCGATCGAGTCGTACGACGCGCCGGTGATCGCGAGCGTCGACGGCCTCTGTCTCGGCGGGGGGTTCGAGTTCGCCATCGCCTGCGACTTCCGCTTCGCGAGCGAGGCCAGCACGTTCGGCCAGCCGGAGGTCAACTTCGGCCTGCTCCCCGGCGGCGGCGCCGCCCAGCGGCTCTCGACGATCGTCGGCGTGAGCCGGGCGAAGGAGCTGTGCATGACCGGGAAGAAGATCGACGCGGAGCAGGCCCTCGAGTGGGGGGTGCTCACCGAGGTCCGGCCGGCCGAGGAGCTCGAGGACGCGGTTCGGGAGTTCGCTGACACCCTCGCGAGCAAGCCGCCGCTCGCGCTCCGCGGCATCAAGGACGCGTCCAACATGACCCGACAGGTCGGCTACGAGGAGGCGCTCGACTACGGCGGCCACATCTGGGTCACCCTCTCCCGGACCCACGACCACGCGGAGGGGATGGAGGCGTTCGCGGAGGACCGGGCGCCCGAGTTCGAGGGTCGATAGCGGTCGAACCGCCGGAGCGGTCCGCGGACCTACGGGCTCGAGTTCGTCTCGATCCGCAGGTCCGACAGCGGCTTCCCGATGCACGTCAGGACGTAGCCGTCCTCCTTCTCCGACTCCGAGAGGAACATCCCCTCCGACTGTTCCACGTCGCCGTCCTCCTCGCGGCTGGCACAGCAGACGCCACAGATCCCCCGCCGGCAGCGG
Protein-coding regions in this window:
- a CDS encoding Rieske (2Fe-2S) protein, which translates into the protein MSRENSSTDGRDDGFTRVASAAEIPEGEGVGFDVGGIEVAVFNAGDGFHAISNRCAHQGAPLCKAGEEKINAEDTWTGTRGGVDAESKTVSCPWHLWSWDLETGEHEASGKRIGTFDCKVEDGDVLVRI
- a CDS encoding amidohydrolase family protein, coding for MSSSVKRLDPDAEVPEEAFEEYIVDMDFHVNPVEDELLAYVEDDRALDKLTTEFGATPIAGKWDAAYGIEEGQEGLFTQGRAKYAEDVREACEGIAVDEPIVNPGINNLTLQHHPVLKNAVCQAANDYMLDNFVDEGMYTAMMVPKWDPEYAVAEIDRVASEDGIVAAYSWFDPKVPWGNERFDPVFEKLVEHDLPLLLHGSLAYWPQHSYVGDDMLTWTEVLGFDWPLHGMVNVVNMIMRGVFDEFPDLNVVFQEAGHWWSPFLRYRMDEFYEMHPDDVQITPRKMESGERYLQQAPSEYLRENVYLCTQPFALPRNSGEARKLLDLSLADEMFTYSSDWPHQTLDPPTWFYTSNAFDDDLREHVLSGNATEILNI
- a CDS encoding phenylacetate--CoA ligase family protein, with translation MRDTFRSRYNDAAHDNEHWNEHMETMSREDLDELHLRRIRRNVEYAYENVPFYREIYDDAGVEPADIRTLEDFNTKVPIIDKPELMRIQREHGGDPFRGRDPSGAEHHLYRFQTSGTTGEPLQEAITEPATKAVGDAWNYGFWRCGVRPEDTFYFAFPFGTFLGFWSAYWGARRLGATVRSGAGQSTEERVKDIVNVDPDVVVMTPTYAMYLLEKADEMGVDLADTSVRLTVHAGEKGPFVDSVRSRIEEGWGADVSDTYGQSESIYIATTMNVESGGISPVEPYYYSTVVDPATDEVIEEDGARGEHIITAHIPTAPGLTLRYRSHDIVEMYHDASDVYDTDLTWKFFKGGVLDRTDNMLTIRGTNVYPRAIEEIMTGVPGATPHYEIHVDRESGNDRMTVKMEADPELDGDGYPDLRDELRAEMQEAVGVGIDFEIQTPRSLPRYELKSRRFFDHRDQA
- a CDS encoding substrate-binding domain-containing protein, which codes for MSYTDRRSFLKASGSVAAAGILAGCSEGGNGGGNGGSSGPITVAALEPLSGPFSAWAGVHRAGLQFAVDEVNADGGVLDRELELDVTDTGSDPAEADSAFRRSVEQNGAIVSTGAVSSDVGLRVAQTAAELEVPHFLHMSGTDDVITQDTQYVFRVGLLPASTYIRAQATAFSDAGYSSLGAIVGDYAWGRSAESAIEEYFDADVNVQVAPLGADDFKSYIRQMPDDLEMLIASGHPPGSATIANQVYELGYTPDVVSGASTPPQLLSGVLSDDALEGYVHVHQSDPYTDQFVDAAEGFGEENDAQFNTHTAYGYMTGKMLAAAIEEAGEADPAALAEATRNIQFETLSPEPMQYSQYGELDQAVVTYSRILQEAPSYYSDGEYSYEELFRSDPVPAREPGQ
- a CDS encoding branched-chain amino acid ABC transporter permease; translated protein: MVTIGTMVAVAVDGIAFGVFLALLGVGITLVFGLGDVLNLAIGAFSVLAVIFATVMLGRGQGLVVAILVALVAVTALGLLIDRTLLSLVYRSEGEERILLGIFTTLGLVIFIDGAVSNFYPARYTLPLDVGVVPVGGAAVTGSSLVIIAVGVAMLLVLFAFLRRTFVGKATRTVFQDERGAQLVGVNPRRIRTLIFVLSIAVAGLAGIVFAFGSNVSVASGFQFTVYALIVSIVGGVRSLTGAIGAGLLLGIVNEFANFFVGSYVAMIILFGTAIVVLVAKPEVIS
- a CDS encoding branched-chain amino acid ABC transporter permease codes for the protein MIALPRDEVRNVGLAAVLLALAPLPVLGSSYYQTVLVHLLVVAMFAVALNVVFGQTDQLFLFMGGLAGIGAYGTALLTDWLGITAWLTLPIAALFAGLVGLSVSWIAAKRKFTVVLISILTLNLQLVISEVLVGARDVTGGSTGFAYTYFSMSEIAEAVGLGEKLVLYYLSLLLLVCLLLAYVWLVHSNYGVAFQAIREDETAAASIGVDVVHYKVVAGFVSAFVFGLVGAFYALEAGYILPSAFAFQTVDVLVLIVLIVGGLRTTLGPVVGAGIVVAIEEILGATLTNWRTAIFGALLVFLFLYFRSGVIPAVDDRLAGIGVMSDERDDKPDDEPAG
- a CDS encoding ABC transporter ATP-binding protein; amino-acid sequence: MIEATEIDVSYDGIQVIWDLSLSVPEDEGVIAIVGPNGAGKSTLLRVLSGLHPIDDGRVTLWGEDASTLEPSEIVEKGFVHVSEERNLFDEMTVRENLEMGAYTRREGLEGNVREVFELFPVLERRASQRAGSLSGGEQQMLAIGRGLMAEPKILALDEPSEGLAPQITARMFEKIEEISEEVTVLLVEQHVHRALSLAGRAYLLENGEIVTQDTGPGLLESEYVEEAYL
- a CDS encoding ABC transporter ATP-binding protein gives rise to the protein MLEVDDVTKQFGGLVAVDDVDFEIGEGEIVGLIGPNGAGKTTLFNTITGIFDPEPGGVVEFDGRNLVELDTHEIARLGVIRTFQIVRVFDEMTVLENAAAGAIFGSEESVSRSEARERGREVLEFIGLADKADVEAGALPIARKKQLELARALAAEPKLVLLDEIASGLTPGEIETLTDTIRRIRDERGVSVFWIEHIMDAIMGVADRIIVLNSGEKIAEDTPAGIRENEAVVEAYLGEEA
- a CDS encoding class I adenylate-forming enzyme family protein, whose protein sequence is MDVTSMFERSVSRTPDRDAVVDVATGERHTYEELAAEVESVAAGLVDRGIGPGDRVAVSMANRPEHAATFLATQRVGAVAVPFNFRLPADDVDYHLRDSSPSAFVFDDLSREAVERAQSGGGLDCGTRVHVGDDTPSFAEPYGEFRGGSLAGDAPEVGPDDPSVILYTSGTTGDPKGIPISREATVARTLSNSLGQGYYLRETMLGVMPLYHTVGLHGILCSMMAASGTYLCMPEFDPGVAVRTIDAEGVTALHEAPTIFRHMLNADAVEGASLDTVATVAYSGAPMDRTLFEAVDGAFDPERFTNVYGNTETYDPLEFVDLRTVDEPTVVGNSHTFHRTRIVDLDAADPAETVAPGVEGELVVHTDSPASFSGYLNEPEETRKAIVDGWYFTGDAAYEREDGNVVVTGRADDLVISGGENVHPAEVEDVLTAHADVTEVGVVGSPSEEWGEIVKAYVDGDATAEVLDEWCREHDGLADFKRPREYEFVEKIPRNPSGKIMRYRLRQDDG
- a CDS encoding acyl-CoA thioesterase; the encoded protein is MGELLRHKVRFGELSYGPLLHNATFFDLLIEATEELSYELGYTVEEIVEAGGVPYAPVAIHADVSRYPRYEDTIVVDVEPVSIGENHVQFAYRFERASDGAEFGHATMVQVTITPDGAAEPITPALRDELESLGSADRRPVEIDPRPVEGDGPQFARDVTFRTPLLEAANLGYFEDYARELSITLETFLEDRGRSLRSLTDGAYPFVPVGWDMTLENSIRFEDEIAIVGRVLDADEDAIDVAYELRRESTDDVCIRADLSYGCFDGDGERVPFPAEAVELVGSG